From one Trifolium pratense cultivar HEN17-A07 linkage group LG1, ARS_RC_1.1, whole genome shotgun sequence genomic stretch:
- the LOC123890472 gene encoding uncharacterized protein LOC123890472: MVCVCRCDLFFVFLFVEGNAIGVIPYRVRVNEEDGELFAVDEVNINIVRITPPLSQYSRGRLVAGSFQGYTDHVDGKPSDARFNHPKGIAMDDKGNVYVADTQNLAIRKIGDSGVTTIAGGKSNVAGYRDGPSEDAKFSNDFDVVYVRPTCSLLVIDRGNAALRKIILDQDDCDYQSSSISITGLTSYLMFAMLVSHFVDYYENQRSCYDDLHAFRSCHIFVELGRVVTSNITGLKLK, from the exons ATGGTTTGTGTTTGTCGatgtgatttgttttttgtctttttgtttgTGGAAGGAAATGCGATTGGAGTTATTCCTTATCGGGTCCGTGTCAATGAAGAGGATGGTGAACTCTTTGCTGTTGATGAAGTTAATATCAACATTGTTCGAATCACCCCACCACTGTCTCAAT ATAGTCGAGGAAGATTGGTAGCTGGGTCATTTCAGGGATACACTGATCATGTGGATGGAAAACCTAGTGATGCTCGGTTTAATCATCCCAAAGGTATAGCTATGGATGATAAAGGGAATGTTTATGTTGCTGATACTCAGAATCTTGCCATCAGAAAAATCGGAGATTCTG gtGTGACAACCATTGCTGGAGGAAAGTCAAATGTTGCTGGCTATAGAGATGGACCGAGTGAAGATGCTAAGTTCTCAAATGATTTCGATGTGGTATATGTTCGACCAACCTGTTCCTTGTTAGTCATTGATAGAGGAAATGCTGCCCTTCGGAAAATTATTCTTGACCAAGATGACTGTGATTACCAATCAAGTTCAATTTCAATTACAGGTTTAACTTCTTATCTCATGTTTGCTATGCTTGTATCACACTTTGTGGACTACTACGAAAATCAACGTTCTTGCTACGATGATTTACATGCATTTCGGTCATGTCATATTTTTGTTGAGTTAGGAAGGGTAGTAACTAGTAATATAACTGGACTGAAATTGAAGTAA
- the LOC123898772 gene encoding zinc finger protein ZAT11-like — MMKRQRQNEEKESIDLATNLMLLSSHRTQKNKKTLFSQLVEFECKTCNRKFSSFQALGGHRASHKKLKIDSEEAKKVNINNNKPKMHECSICGQEFKLGQALGGHMRRHRINNEGSSINYQVITKSSPVLKRSNSKRIIMCLELDLNLTPLENDLKLLFGNKAPRVDLSLF, encoded by the coding sequence ATGATGAAGAGACAGAGACAAAACGAAGAAAAAGAGAGCATAGATTTAGCAACAAATCTAATGCTACTCTCTTCTCATCGtacccaaaaaaacaaaaaaacattattttctcAATTAGTTGAGTTTGAGTGCAAAACATGTAACCGCAAATTTTCATCTTTTCAAGCACTAGGTGGTCACAGGGCAAGTCACAAGAAGCTGAAAATCGATTCAGAAGAAGCAAAGAAAGTGAATATTAATAACAATAAGCCCAAAATGCATGAGTGTTCAATTTGTGGACAAGAATTCAAATTGGGTCAAGCTTTGGGTGGACACATGAGAAGACATAGAATTAATAATGAAGGATCTTCAATAAATTATCAAgtgattacaaaatcttctcctGTTTTGAAAAGATCGAATAGTAAGAGGATTATTATGTGCTTGGAATTGGACTTGAATTTGACACCTTTGGAAAATGATTTGAAGTTGTTGTTTGGAAATAAGGCACCTAGAGTAGATCTTTCGTTGTTCTGA